The following nucleotide sequence is from Pseudonocardia sp. C8.
CAGCCAGGGCAAGAAGGGACCGCAGGCCGACACGGTCCGCGTGATCTGACTTCCCGCGGGGCACCGCCCCGCGCGTGACGAACCGGCGCCGGCACTCCTTCCGGGGAGTGCCGGCGCCGTCGTCTGTCCGCTCCCGCCGCCCAGGAGCAGCGCCTGCCGAACGGTGCGACGACCGGCGGCGCGCCCGGAGCGCCGCAGGTTGCCACCGGTCACCTGACCGCTCCGCCCGGTCATCGGCCGTTCACCGGCGGGCCGGGACGCCGTACGGTCGGTCGCTCCCGCTCGTCTCCCCGCCGGGTGTCCTCGGCGCGTGTCGCTCGCGAACCGTGATCGGTTCCCGCATCCTGGTGTTGCACTTCACATCGGGCACCACGGTGGTGCCCGAGCGAGCGAAGGGAAGTGGATCCCGATGTCCTGGTGGGACAGCTACCGAGCCGTCTACGGCGCGGAGCTGCGGGCGGCCGCCCGTGAGTACGCCGACCACGGATGGCCCCTCGTGCCGGGCCCCGGGGCCGACGTGCTCCTGGCAACCGGCGACGTGCTCGACGTCGTCGAGGTGCCGGCCGCGATCGGCCGCCAGGTCTGCCGGACGCTGCGCGAGGCCGGCGAGGTCGTCCCGGTGGCGGCCACGCCGCAGGGCACCTGGTGGTTCCCGATGACGCCGCGGCACGCCCTGCCCGCCGAGCTCAGCCTGCACACCGACGTCGTGCTGCACACCGACGGCATCGGGGTCGTCGCGCCGCCGACCGAGCTCCCCGACGGCTGGGTGCAGTGGCGGGTCGCGCCGGCCCGCGTCGGCTACCGGGTTCCCGAGGCGTCCGTCGTCGTCGAGGCGGTCAGCGACGCCGTCCGGAACCGGAACGCGACTCCCGAGGTGCCGGTCGACGAGGTCGCCGCCCTGCGGCGCTGACCGCACCTCCGCGCGGCCCGGCCAGGCGCCGGCCGGGCCGCGCGTCCCGCACCCTCCGGGTTCGTCCGGAGATCGCCCCCGGTGCGCCCCCGGGTTCGTCGTCGGTCGCGCGAGGCACTATGGAGCCGTGCAGACCTCCCGCGCGCCGGAGCGCCCGGCACCGACCCCGAGGCGGGACCGCGCCGTCGGACCCGCCCAGGCCGTCCCGATGACGCCGCTCGGGGGCTTCGGCCCCGGCGACGAGCAGAAGCGCCGCGACCTGCGGCGGATGAAGGTCGTCGCGACCGGCTTCCTGATCGCCGCCACGGTCGTCTTCTTCGTCGCGAAGTACCTGGAGGACGTCCAGGGCCTGGCCTGGGCCTCGTACCTCCGGGCCAGCGCCGAGGCGGGCATGGTCGGCGCGCTGGCGGACTGGTTCGCCGTCACCGCGCTGTTCCGGCATCCGCTGCGGCTGCCGATCCCGCACACCGCGATCATCCCGCGCAAGAAGGACATGATCGGCAACAGCCTCGGCGACTTCGTCGGCGAGAACTTCCTGTCCGAGTCCGTCGTCCGGGACAAGCTGGAACGGGTCGGGGTCAGCGAGCAGGTCGGCCACTGGATCAGGCAGCAGGACAACGCCGACCGGGTCACCACCGAGCTCGTCACGGCGGCGCGGGCCGTCGTGACGGTGCTGCGCGACGAGGACGTGCAGAACGTCATCGAGACCGTGGCCGTCCGGAAGCTGCTGGAGATCCCGGTCGGCCCGCCCATGGGCAAGGCACTCGAGGGCGTGCTCGCCGACGGCGCGCACCGCCGCCTCGTCGACCTGGTGTGCGACCGCGCCTACGACTGGGTCGCCGACAACCAGGAGATGGTGCTGCGCGTGGTGCACGAGCGGGCTCCGGCCTGGACGCCGCGGTTCGTCGACGACATGGTCGCCGACAAGCTCTTCGCCGAGATCCGCGGCTACGCCTGGGCGGTCAAGACCGACCCGGAACACCCGCTGCGGCACGCCGTCGACCGCTACCTGTCCGAGTTCGCGAAGGACCTGCAGTACGACCCGACGACGATGGATCGGGCCGAGCAGGTCAAGCGCCAGGTCATCGAGCATCCCGAGGTCCAGCACTTCATCGGGCGGGCCTGGACCGTCGTGAAG
It contains:
- a CDS encoding bifunctional DNA primase/polymerase; this translates as MSWWDSYRAVYGAELRAAAREYADHGWPLVPGPGADVLLATGDVLDVVEVPAAIGRQVCRTLREAGEVVPVAATPQGTWWFPMTPRHALPAELSLHTDVVLHTDGIGVVAPPTELPDGWVQWRVAPARVGYRVPEASVVVEAVSDAVRNRNATPEVPVDEVAALRR
- a CDS encoding DUF445 domain-containing protein — translated: MTPLGGFGPGDEQKRRDLRRMKVVATGFLIAATVVFFVAKYLEDVQGLAWASYLRASAEAGMVGALADWFAVTALFRHPLRLPIPHTAIIPRKKDMIGNSLGDFVGENFLSESVVRDKLERVGVSEQVGHWIRQQDNADRVTTELVTAARAVVTVLRDEDVQNVIETVAVRKLLEIPVGPPMGKALEGVLADGAHRRLVDLVCDRAYDWVADNQEMVLRVVHERAPAWTPRFVDDMVADKLFAEIRGYAWAVKTDPEHPLRHAVDRYLSEFAKDLQYDPTTMDRAEQVKRQVIEHPEVQHFIGRAWTVVKGMVLDAADDPSNELRLRVRDALMGFGARLDRDRELAAKLDGWMADAACYVVRHYRHQITTLITDTVARWDAEETSRKIELQVGRDLQWIRINGTVVGALAGLVIHAVGELLVG